A genomic stretch from Amycolatopsis sp. 195334CR includes:
- a CDS encoding alpha/beta hydrolase: protein MKLTANGIGVHVQRLGSAGKGSPVVFLHGLGTDSLASYYFTLGPAFAAAGHDVVMYDLRGHGRSERPPAGYRLETFVDDLTALLGELAVTEPVHLVGNSFGGTIAFGFAARLPGRVASVTMIESEPATAAWATKMAANLGRAREQLADEAAFEWITANHGAHTSRLARSAGKVLRSSTLADDIPASAVLTPGEIAAVTAPVLAIYGAESDLAEQAPVLAELLPVCRTVVVPGQRHSVLVERTELTRELVLGWVREHTLVETG, encoded by the coding sequence GTGAAGCTGACCGCGAACGGCATCGGCGTGCACGTCCAGCGCCTCGGCAGCGCCGGAAAAGGCTCGCCGGTGGTGTTCCTGCACGGCCTCGGCACGGACAGCCTGGCCAGCTACTACTTCACCCTCGGCCCGGCGTTCGCCGCGGCCGGGCACGACGTGGTGATGTACGACCTGCGCGGGCACGGCCGCAGCGAGCGCCCGCCCGCCGGGTACCGGCTGGAGACCTTCGTCGACGACCTCACCGCGCTGCTCGGCGAGCTGGCCGTCACCGAGCCGGTGCACCTGGTCGGCAACTCCTTCGGCGGCACCATCGCCTTCGGCTTCGCCGCCCGCCTCCCGGGCCGGGTGGCGTCGGTGACGATGATCGAGTCGGAACCCGCGACCGCCGCCTGGGCCACGAAGATGGCGGCGAACCTCGGCCGCGCCCGCGAACAGCTGGCCGACGAAGCCGCCTTCGAGTGGATCACCGCGAACCACGGCGCGCACACCAGCAGGCTGGCGCGCTCGGCCGGAAAAGTCCTGCGCTCCAGCACGCTCGCCGACGACATCCCGGCCAGCGCGGTGCTGACCCCCGGCGAGATCGCCGCGGTGACCGCGCCGGTGCTGGCGATCTACGGTGCCGAGTCGGACCTCGCCGAGCAGGCGCCGGTGCTGGCGGAGCTGCTGCCGGTCTGCCGGACCGTGGTGGTGCCGGGCCAGCGGCATTCGGTGCTGGTCGAACGGACCGAGCTGACCAGGGAACTGGTGCTCGGCTGGGTGCGCGAGCACACCCTGGTGGAGACCGGATGA
- a CDS encoding acyl carrier protein, giving the protein MSTERILAEITEMIEVVLADYGTGDVEIGMDTLFTDDLEMESIDLVALAGQLQERYGEQVNFAEFIAGLELDEIIGLTVGALVRHVEGSLVGAAR; this is encoded by the coding sequence ATGAGCACCGAGCGGATCCTGGCCGAGATCACCGAGATGATCGAGGTGGTGCTGGCCGACTACGGCACCGGGGACGTGGAGATCGGCATGGACACCCTGTTCACCGACGATCTCGAGATGGAGAGCATCGACCTGGTGGCGCTCGCGGGCCAGCTGCAGGAGCGCTACGGCGAGCAGGTCAACTTCGCCGAGTTCATCGCCGGGCTGGAGCTCGACGAGATCATCGGGCTGACCGTCGGCGCGCTGGTGCGGCACGTGGAGGGTTCGCTGGTGGGGGCGGCCCGGTGA
- a CDS encoding beta-ketoacyl synthase N-terminal-like domain-containing protein yields MSTVTPVAIVGMSVLLPGAPDLATYWRNITGGVDAISEVPGGRWEAGGSEVYCRRGGFVDGAEIDVTKFGIMPNSVPGTEPDQLIALRVAAEALADAGGRLPDRQRAGVILGRGGYLTPGLVRLDQRVRTARQLTHTLGELLPELGADQLERVRSAFTDALGPHSPESAIGLVPNLAASRVANRLDLRGPAYTVDAACASSLIAVDHAVRELASGRCDLMLAGGVHHCHDITLWSVFSQLKALSPSERIRPFHREADGILIGEGTGVVVLKRLADAERDGDRVYAVIRGSGVASDGRTASLVNPDSGGQVTAVRAAWRAADLDPASIGLLEAHGTATPAGDGAELATLAEVFGPADGPRAVLGSVKSMIGHTMPAAGVAGLVKAALAVYHGVLPPTLHCDDPHPGLADTRFRTTGRAEEWTGHRLAGVNAFGFGGINAHVVLEQAGRAQPVVEVREPERALRLAASSVDELARALEGEPVTGGTGPVRLAVADPTPKRLATARKAVARGKPWRGRNDIWFSPEPLLSGGGKIAFVFPGLEAEFEPRAEDVAAHFGLPWSAPDASVLGGHGAGVFQLGRLLDAALRRMNVVPDAVAGHSVGEWTAMACGGIYDQSAVDEFLGSFDPAGLRVPGLAFAVIGTSAAELARVLPPEVVLSHDNAPKQAMVCGPAGPVDELVRSMRAAGVISQVLPFQSGFHTPMLEPYLEPIRAAADRFELHRPAVGVWSATTAAEFPSAPGEVRELFVRHLLEPVRFRPMIEAMHAAGFRAFVQLGAGQVGSLIGDTLAGSPHLVVAANSAKRPGLAQLRRVALALWAEGGDPDLLETPQPTASRHGTVPGELDTRRPEAPRRKTVPISLDTPMVRLGGSVRLKLGQQPNLGGPSELDSLAHASPIAAELSALMRETANTAAELLAASKPPSLRVSVDAMPYLADHCFFRQRPDWPDLEDRWPIVPATTVIQHLIEFAERAVPGTRAIGVHDVRLSRWLAAIPATEIPVDVKVTAPGRVAVELTGYARAEIELATGYPAPLALWRPGAERAPEMTAAQLYDEHWMFHGPRYQGVSELTAIGPRHVRGVLTTPPAPGALLDNVGQLLGYWIISHHPERDVVFPVQMRRIRFFGPHPATGERLDCFIRITALTESTLDADVQLSAGGRPWAEITGWRDRRFDSTPHTRSADRFPSRNTLSVPEEGGWVVLREQWPDLASRELIMRNHLGKAERADYERVPPREKRQWLLRRIAIKDAVRWWLWNRGEGELFPAEIQVTGETTVTGAHGRVLPPLTVGAACHGTTAVAMVDPGGTALDRIAAQAAEEGAGV; encoded by the coding sequence GTGAGCACCGTGACGCCCGTGGCCATCGTCGGCATGTCGGTCCTGCTGCCCGGCGCGCCCGACCTGGCCACCTACTGGCGCAACATCACCGGCGGTGTCGACGCGATCAGCGAGGTGCCCGGCGGACGCTGGGAAGCCGGCGGATCCGAGGTCTACTGCCGTCGCGGCGGCTTCGTCGACGGTGCCGAGATCGACGTGACCAAGTTCGGGATCATGCCGAATTCGGTGCCCGGCACCGAACCCGACCAGCTGATCGCGCTGCGGGTGGCGGCCGAGGCGCTCGCCGACGCGGGCGGCCGCCTGCCGGACCGGCAGCGCGCCGGGGTGATCCTCGGCCGCGGTGGCTACCTCACCCCCGGGCTGGTCCGGCTCGACCAGCGCGTGCGCACCGCCAGGCAGCTCACGCACACGCTCGGCGAACTGCTCCCCGAACTGGGCGCCGACCAGTTGGAGCGGGTGCGCTCGGCGTTCACCGACGCGCTCGGCCCGCACTCCCCCGAGTCCGCGATCGGCCTGGTGCCGAACCTCGCCGCATCCAGGGTGGCCAACCGGCTCGACCTGCGCGGCCCGGCGTACACAGTGGACGCCGCGTGCGCCTCCTCGCTGATCGCGGTGGACCACGCGGTGCGCGAACTGGCGAGCGGCCGGTGCGACCTGATGCTCGCCGGCGGTGTGCACCACTGCCACGACATCACCCTGTGGAGCGTGTTCTCCCAGCTCAAGGCGCTTTCGCCGAGTGAGCGCATCCGGCCGTTCCACCGCGAGGCCGACGGCATCCTGATCGGTGAGGGCACCGGCGTGGTGGTGCTCAAACGGCTCGCCGACGCCGAGCGCGACGGCGACCGGGTCTACGCGGTGATCCGCGGCAGCGGGGTGGCCAGCGACGGGCGCACCGCCAGCCTGGTCAACCCCGACTCCGGCGGTCAGGTCACCGCCGTGCGGGCGGCCTGGCGGGCCGCCGACCTCGACCCGGCGTCGATCGGCCTGCTGGAGGCCCACGGCACCGCCACCCCGGCCGGGGACGGCGCCGAACTGGCCACGCTCGCGGAGGTGTTCGGCCCGGCCGACGGGCCGCGCGCGGTGCTCGGCTCGGTCAAGTCGATGATCGGGCACACCATGCCCGCCGCCGGGGTGGCCGGGCTGGTCAAGGCGGCGCTCGCGGTCTACCACGGCGTGCTGCCGCCGACCCTGCACTGCGACGACCCGCACCCCGGTCTGGCGGACACGCGTTTCCGGACCACCGGCCGTGCCGAGGAGTGGACGGGCCACCGGCTCGCGGGCGTGAACGCGTTCGGCTTCGGCGGGATCAACGCCCACGTCGTGCTCGAACAGGCGGGCCGGGCCCAGCCGGTGGTCGAAGTCCGTGAGCCGGAACGCGCGCTGCGCCTCGCCGCGTCCTCTGTGGACGAACTGGCCCGCGCGCTGGAAGGTGAACCGGTGACCGGCGGCACCGGTCCGGTGCGCCTGGCCGTCGCCGACCCGACGCCGAAACGCCTTGCCACCGCGCGGAAGGCCGTCGCCAGGGGCAAGCCGTGGCGGGGGCGCAACGACATCTGGTTCAGCCCGGAGCCGCTGCTGTCCGGTGGCGGCAAGATCGCGTTTGTCTTCCCGGGGCTCGAGGCCGAGTTCGAGCCCCGCGCCGAGGACGTGGCCGCGCACTTCGGCCTGCCGTGGTCGGCGCCGGACGCCTCGGTGCTCGGCGGGCACGGCGCCGGGGTCTTCCAGCTGGGCAGGCTGCTCGACGCCGCGTTGCGCCGGATGAACGTGGTCCCGGACGCGGTCGCCGGGCACAGCGTCGGCGAATGGACCGCGATGGCCTGCGGTGGCATCTACGACCAGTCCGCTGTGGACGAGTTCCTGGGTTCCTTCGACCCGGCCGGGTTGCGGGTGCCGGGGCTGGCGTTCGCGGTGATCGGCACGTCGGCGGCCGAGCTCGCCCGCGTGCTGCCGCCGGAGGTCGTGCTGTCCCACGACAACGCGCCGAAGCAGGCGATGGTCTGCGGGCCGGCCGGGCCGGTGGACGAGCTGGTGCGGAGCATGCGCGCGGCCGGGGTGATCAGCCAGGTGCTGCCGTTCCAGTCGGGTTTCCACACGCCGATGCTGGAGCCGTACCTGGAGCCGATCCGCGCCGCCGCCGACCGGTTCGAGCTGCACCGGCCCGCGGTCGGGGTATGGTCGGCGACCACCGCCGCGGAGTTCCCGTCGGCGCCGGGTGAGGTGCGCGAGCTGTTCGTGCGGCACCTGCTCGAACCGGTGCGGTTCCGGCCGATGATCGAGGCCATGCACGCGGCCGGGTTCCGGGCGTTCGTCCAGCTGGGTGCCGGGCAGGTGGGCTCGCTGATCGGCGACACGCTGGCCGGTTCACCGCACCTGGTGGTCGCGGCGAACTCGGCCAAGCGCCCCGGCCTCGCCCAACTGCGGCGGGTGGCACTGGCACTGTGGGCAGAAGGCGGCGACCCGGACCTGCTGGAGACACCGCAGCCGACGGCATCTCGGCACGGGACCGTGCCGGGCGAGCTCGACACACGGCGGCCGGAAGCACCCCGGCGCAAGACCGTGCCGATCAGCCTCGATACGCCGATGGTGCGCCTCGGTGGCTCCGTCCGCCTAAAACTGGGCCAGCAGCCGAACCTGGGCGGTCCGTCCGAACTGGACTCGCTGGCCCACGCTTCCCCCATCGCCGCCGAGTTGTCCGCGTTGATGCGCGAGACCGCGAACACCGCGGCCGAACTGCTGGCCGCGAGCAAACCACCCAGCCTCCGGGTCTCCGTCGACGCGATGCCCTACCTCGCCGACCACTGCTTCTTCCGCCAGCGCCCGGACTGGCCCGACCTGGAGGACCGCTGGCCGATCGTGCCCGCCACCACGGTCATCCAGCACCTGATCGAGTTCGCCGAGCGCGCGGTGCCCGGCACCAGGGCGATCGGCGTGCACGACGTCCGCCTCTCCCGGTGGCTCGCCGCCATCCCGGCCACCGAGATCCCCGTGGACGTCAAGGTGACCGCGCCCGGCCGGGTGGCGGTGGAGCTGACCGGGTACGCCCGCGCCGAGATCGAACTCGCCACCGGCTACCCCGCGCCGCTCGCGTTGTGGCGGCCGGGCGCGGAACGCGCACCGGAGATGACCGCGGCCCAGCTGTACGACGAGCACTGGATGTTCCACGGCCCGCGCTACCAAGGTGTTTCGGAACTGACCGCGATCGGACCGCGGCACGTGCGCGGGGTGCTGACCACCCCACCGGCACCGGGCGCGCTGCTGGACAACGTGGGCCAGCTGCTCGGTTACTGGATCATCTCGCACCACCCGGAGCGCGACGTGGTGTTCCCGGTGCAGATGCGGCGGATCCGGTTCTTCGGCCCGCACCCGGCCACCGGGGAGCGCCTCGACTGCTTCATCCGGATCACCGCGCTGACCGAGTCCACATTGGACGCCGACGTGCAGCTGTCCGCCGGTGGCAGGCCGTGGGCGGAGATCACCGGCTGGCGCGACCGGCGCTTCGACAGCACGCCGCACACCCGCTCGGCCGACCGCTTCCCCAGCCGCAACACGCTTTCCGTGCCCGAGGAAGGCGGCTGGGTGGTGCTGCGCGAGCAGTGGCCGGATCTGGCTTCACGTGAGCTGATCATGCGCAACCACCTCGGCAAGGCCGAGCGCGCGGACTACGAACGCGTGCCACCACGGGAAAAACGGCAGTGGCTGCTGCGGCGGATCGCGATCAAGGACGCGGTGCGGTGGTGGCTGTGGAACCGCGGCGAGGGCGAGCTGTTCCCCGCCGAAATCCAGGTCACCGGCGAAACCACGGTGACCGGGGCGCACGGCCGGGTGCTGCCACCCCTGACCGTCGGCGCGGCCTGCCACGGCACCACCGCGGTGGCCATGGTCGACCCGGGCGGCACCGCGCTGGACCGGATCGCCGCGCAGGCGGCGGAGGAAGGAGCTGGGGTATGA